A window of the Hordeum vulgare subsp. vulgare chromosome 5H, MorexV3_pseudomolecules_assembly, whole genome shotgun sequence genome harbors these coding sequences:
- the LOC123452081 gene encoding G-type lectin S-receptor-like serine/threonine-protein kinase At2g19130 codes for MPPLYILLGLLLLHTPLWCFSAAAYEDSLTAGQVLAVGEKLVSRNGKFAVGFFQPAASIISKSYHSATSPSSSWYLGIWFNKIPVFTTVWVANRDQPITNHSVNLTQLKISSDGNLVIVNHAAKTESIVWSTHILNRKTSSINTTTSSSVVLLNSGNLALLASSQEILWQSFDYPTDIGLPGAKLGRNKVTGFSRQYISKKSLIDPGLGSYSIELKDTSGIVLMRRNNPLVKYLTYATTGSSTLIPILKSLLDLKPRTKGLINPIYVDNNQEEYYTYTLLDESSTSMFVLLDISGQVKLNIWSQSNQSWQTIYSEPADPCSPPATCGPFTVCNGNANPLCDCMESFSLKSPQDWEFEDRTGGCIRNTPLHCSTSGNNRNMTSSSDMFHPIAQVQLPYNPQIIDVATTQSKCEEACLVSCSCTAYSYNNSRCFVWHRELLSVNLNDGNDNNSEDVLYLRLAAKDLLPGSRKKKSKPNVGVITAASIIGFGLLMFVLLLLVWRNKFKWCGLPLYGNQGSAGGIIAFRYTDLVSATKNFSQKLGGGGFGSVYKGMLSESTITIAVKKLDGDRQGEKQFRAEVSSIGLIQHINLVKLIGFCCEGNHRLLVYEHMFNGSLDGHLFKKSNVDIAVLSWNTRYQIILGVARGLSYLHQSCRECIIHCDVKPENILLDASFVPKVADFGLAAFVGRDFSRILTSFRGTAGYLAPEWLTGVAITSKVDVYGFGMVLLEIISGRRNSSPEESYNTSSNSNQNVIYFPIQAISKLHGGDLKSLVDPQLHGDFNLEEAERVCKVACWCIQDNELDRPTMGEVVRVLEGQQEIDVPPMPRFLAAITEQSGAPTLM; via the coding sequence ATGCCTCCCCTCTACATACTACTAGGGCTTCTCCTCTTGCACACTCCTCTTTGGTGCTTCTCCGCAGCTGCATATGAAGACTCTCTCACGGCAGGCCAAGTGCTCGCCGTCGGTGAAAAGCTCGTCTCAAGAAATGGCAAGTTCGCTGTCGGCTTCTTCCAGCCAGCAGCAAGCATCATCAGTAAGTCGTACCACAGTGCCACTTCCCCCAGCTCCAGCTGGTACCTTGGCATATGGTTCAATAAGATCCCAGTTTTTACTACCGTGTGGGTTGCTAATAGGGATCAGCCCATCACAAACCATAGTGTCAACCTAACACAGCTCAAGATATCAAGCGATGGCAATCTTGTCATCGTAAACCATGCCGCCAAAACTGAATCCATTGTTTGGTCCACTCACATTCTCAATAGGAAAACCAGTAGCATAAACACCACCACATCTAGCTCCGTTGTTCTCTTGAACAGTGGAAACCTTGCCCTGCTCGCAAGTAGCCAAGAGATTTTGTGGCAGAGCTTCGACTATCCAACAGATATCGGGCTTCCTGGCGCCAAGTTGGGCCGGAACAAGGTCACTGGTTTCAGTCGCCAGTACATATCAAAAAAGAGCCTCATTGATCCAGGTCTTGGCTCATACAGCATAGAACTAAAAGATACCAGTGGGATTGTCCTCATGCGCCGCAACAACCCCTTGGTAAAGTACCTGACTTATGCAACCACGGGATCATCAACTTTGATTCCAATACTCAAgtcattactagatttgaaacctCGGACCAAAGGTTTGATTAACCCAATATATGTTGATAACAACCAAGAGGAGTACTACACGTAcactttacttgatgaatcatcaACTTCCATGTTTGTCTTACTAGACATCTCTGGTCAGGTCAAGCTGAATATTTGGTCACAATCCAACCAGTCTTGGCAAACCATATATTCCGAGCCAGCAGATCCCTGCAGTCCGCCTGCTACGTGCGGACCTTTCACGGTCTGCAACGGCAATGCAAATCCATTATGTGACTGTATGGAGAGCTTCTCCCTTAAGTCACCGCAGGATTGGGAGTTTGAGGATCGAACAGGAGGGTGCATTAGAAACACACCGTTACATTGCAGCACTAGTGGCAACAATAGAAACATGACAAGTTCATCAGACATGTTCCACCCCATTGCTCAAGTTCAATTGCCCTACAACCCGCAAAtaatagatgttgctaccactcaGAGCAAATGTGAAGAAGCATGTCTTGTTTCCTGCTCCTGCACTGCTTATTCCTATAACAATAGCAGATGCTTTGTCTGGCACAGGGAATTGCTTAGtgtaaatctgaatgatggcaatGATAATAATTCTGAAGATGTTCTTTACCTTCGCCTTGCCGCCAAAGATTTGCTCCCaggttccagaaaaaaaaaaagtaaaccaAATGTGGGAGTTATTACTGCTGCAAGTATTATTGGTTTTGGGTTACTAATGTTCGTGCTGTTGTTACTGGTTTGGAGGAACAAATTCAAGTGGTGTGGTTTGCCTTTATACGGAAATCAAGGTAGTGCTGGTGGAATTATAGCCTTCAGATACACTGACTTAGTTAGTGCCACTAAAAACTTCTCACAAAAGCTTGGAGGTGGTGGTTTTGGTTCGGTATACAAGGGAATGTTAAGTGAGTCGACAATTACTATAGCAGTGAAAAAGCTTGATGGTGACCGCCAAGGAGAGAAGCAATTCAGGGCGGAGGTGAGCTCAATTGGACTGATCCAACACATAAACCTAGTCAAATTGATTGGTTTCTGCTGTGAAGGCAACCACAGATTACTTGTGTATGAACACATGTTTAATGGATCTCTTGATGGTCATCTATTTAAGAAGAGCAATGTTGATATTGCCGTCCTAAGTTGGAACACCAGATATCAGATAATCCTAGGAGTTGCTAGAGGATTATCATACTTGCATCAGAGTTGTCGTGAGTGCATCATACACTGTGATGTGAAGCCAGAGAACATACTTCTGGATGCATCATTTGTTCCTAAAGTTGCAGACTTTGGGCTGGCAGCGTTCGTGGGAAGGGATTTCAGCCGAATTCTGACTTCATTCAGAGGAACTGCAGGCTATCTTGCCCCTGAGTGGCTTACCGGTGTGGCAATCACATCGAAAGTCGATGTTTACGGCTTTGGCATGGTTCTGTTGGAAATCATATCTGGAAGGAGGAATTCCTCACCTGAAGAATCATATAACACTAGCAGCAACAGTAACCAGAATGTTATATATTTCCCTATTCAAGCCATCAGCAAACTTCACGGCGGAGATTTGAAGAGTTTGGTGGATCCACAGTTACATGGTGACTTCAACTTGGAAGAGGCTGAAAGGGTTTGCA